A single region of the Anomaloglossus baeobatrachus isolate aAnoBae1 chromosome 2, aAnoBae1.hap1, whole genome shotgun sequence genome encodes:
- the LOC142289842 gene encoding presenilin-associated rhomboid-like protein, mitochondrial gives MNSACWIVASTRTRLCHGRRILIEQRSGFRKVSKKTERVEVETLSNTGSRNSIAEPAAFSRSSILKKLYKPFLFTVGFSGCSFGAAAIWQYESLKSRMKNYLDDARADWLEKLRPAKHGDFRKQVNEWWNSLSDGQKTVSGIIAANVLVFCLWRVPNMQGIMVRYFTSNPTSQNLCLPMILSTFSHFSLFHMAANMYVLWTFSSSTVSILGPEQFLALYMSAGVVSSLASYVCKAATGRFGPSLGASGAIMTILALVCTKMPEAKLAIIFLPMFTFTAGNALKFILALDSTGLILGWKFFDHAAHLGGALFGIWYASYGHELIWKKREPLVKIWHEFRSSPPRSGGS, from the exons GATTCTTATTGAACAGAGGAGTGGGTTCAGAAAAGTGTCCAAAAAGACTGAGAGGGTTGAAGTTGAGACTTTGAGTAACACTGGGTCAAGAAATTCCATTGCAGAACCTGCAGCCTTTTCTCGTAGCAGCATACTGAAAAAACTCTACAAACCTTTTCTATTTACTGTTGGG TTTTCAGGTTGTTCTTTTGGAGCAGCTGCAATCTGGCAATATGAGTCATTAAAAAGTAGAATGAAGAATTATCTAGACGACGCTCGAGCAGACTGGTTGGAAAAGCTACGGCCAGCCAAACATGGAGACTTCAGGAAACAG GTGAATGAGTGGTGGAATAGTCTGAGTGATGGCCAGAAGACTGTGTCAG GTATAATTGCAGCTAATGTTCTTGTGTTCTGCCTTTGGAGAGTACCCAACATGCAGGGCATAATGGTCCGATACTTCACTTCCAACCCTACATCTC AGAATCTCTGCCTGCCTATGATTCTGTCCACATTTAGCCATTTCTCTCTTTTCCACATGGCTGCGAATATGTATGTATTATGGACATTTTCATCCAGCACTGTTTCTATTCTGGGCCCGGAGCAGTTTTTAGCACTGTACATGTCAGCAG GTGTCGTTTCCAGTCTGGCAAGCTATGTATGTAAAGCAGCCACTGGACGCTTTGGGCCATCCCTTGGTGCT TCTGGAGCAATCATGACAATCCTCGCCTTGGTGTGTACGAAAATGCCTGAAGCCAAACTCGCCATCATTTTCCTACCTATGTTTACATTTACAGCAGGAAAT GCTCTCAAGTTTATCCTTGCTTTGGATTCCACGGGTTTGATACTGGGCTGGAAGTTTTTTGATCATGCAGCTCATCTTGGAGGAGCCCTTTTTGGAAT CTGGTATGCTTCATATGGCCATGAGCTCATCTGGAAAAAGAGGGAACCCTTGGTGAAGATTTGGCATGAGTTCCGGAGTAGCCCCCCAAGAAGTGGAGGATCATGA